The following are encoded in a window of Gramella sp. MT6 genomic DNA:
- a CDS encoding fumarate reductase/succinate dehydrogenase flavoprotein subunit has product MGIFESNAPKGPLAEKWTNHKNDINLVNPANKRNIDVIVVGTGLAGGSAAATLAELGYNVKTFCYQDSPRRAHSIAAQGGINAAKNYQGDGDSVYRLFYDTIKGGDYRSRESNVYRLAEVSGNIIDQCVAQGVPFAREYGGLLDNRSFGGVLVSRTFYAKGQTGQQLLLGAYSAMNRQINRGKIQPFNRHEMLDIVKVDGKARGIIARNLVTGELERHSAHAVVIASGGYGNVFFLSTNAMGSNVTASWKIHKKGAYFANPCFTQIHPTCIPVSGDHQSKLTLMSESLRNDGRIWVPKKKEDAEAIRAGKKKPTELSEEERDYYLERRYPAFGNLVPRDVASRAAKERCDAGFGVNKTGEAVYLDFSSAIMRYGKEEATTRKINNPSDAKIKELGKEVVEAKYGNLFQMYEKIVDQNPYETPMMIYPAVHYTMGGVWVDYNLQTTIPGCYAIGEANFSDHGANRLGASALMQGLADGYFVLPYTIGDYLSKDIRTGAIPTDSAEFEAAEAEVRERLEKLVNNKGTKSVDHFHKILGKIMWNKVGMARNATGLKEAIKEIQELREEFWKDVRVPGSTNEMNAELEKAGRVADFLELGELFAKDALHREESCGGHFREEYQTEEGEALRDDENFMYVAAWEYTGKPADAILHKEDLDYENIQVKTRSYK; this is encoded by the coding sequence ATGGGAATATTCGAATCAAACGCACCTAAAGGCCCATTGGCAGAAAAGTGGACCAATCATAAGAATGATATAAATCTTGTTAACCCAGCCAATAAACGTAACATCGATGTTATCGTAGTTGGTACAGGACTTGCCGGTGGTAGTGCCGCTGCAACTCTTGCTGAACTGGGTTATAACGTAAAAACATTCTGCTACCAGGATTCTCCACGTAGAGCACACTCAATTGCCGCCCAGGGAGGGATCAACGCAGCTAAGAATTACCAGGGAGACGGTGACTCTGTTTACCGTTTATTCTACGATACTATTAAAGGTGGTGACTACCGCTCAAGAGAGTCTAACGTATACCGCCTTGCAGAGGTTTCTGGAAATATTATAGACCAGTGTGTAGCCCAGGGAGTTCCTTTCGCTCGTGAATATGGTGGTCTTTTAGATAACCGTTCTTTTGGCGGAGTACTTGTATCAAGAACTTTCTACGCAAAGGGACAAACCGGGCAGCAGTTATTGCTTGGAGCTTATTCAGCTATGAACCGCCAGATTAACCGTGGAAAGATCCAGCCTTTCAACAGGCATGAGATGCTTGACATTGTTAAGGTTGATGGTAAAGCCCGCGGGATCATTGCAAGAAACCTGGTTACAGGAGAATTAGAAAGACATTCAGCACATGCCGTGGTAATTGCTTCAGGAGGTTACGGGAACGTATTCTTCCTTTCAACCAATGCTATGGGAAGTAACGTAACCGCTAGCTGGAAAATACATAAAAAGGGAGCTTATTTTGCTAACCCTTGCTTTACTCAGATACATCCTACGTGTATTCCGGTTTCAGGAGATCATCAGTCTAAACTGACTCTGATGTCTGAATCCCTTCGTAATGATGGTAGAATCTGGGTTCCGAAGAAAAAAGAAGATGCTGAAGCTATCAGGGCAGGCAAGAAAAAACCGACCGAGCTTTCAGAAGAAGAAAGAGATTATTACCTGGAAAGAAGATATCCTGCTTTTGGTAACCTTGTACCACGTGATGTGGCTTCGAGAGCAGCTAAAGAACGTTGTGATGCAGGTTTCGGAGTAAATAAAACCGGAGAAGCTGTTTATCTTGACTTTAGTTCTGCCATTATGAGATATGGTAAGGAAGAGGCAACGACCAGAAAGATAAATAATCCTTCAGACGCTAAAATAAAGGAGTTAGGAAAAGAGGTTGTAGAAGCCAAATATGGTAACCTTTTCCAGATGTATGAGAAGATCGTAGATCAAAATCCATACGAAACTCCAATGATGATCTATCCTGCAGTTCACTATACCATGGGAGGTGTTTGGGTTGATTATAACCTGCAAACAACAATTCCTGGTTGCTATGCGATTGGAGAAGCAAACTTCTCAGATCACGGAGCTAACAGGCTAGGAGCTTCCGCCTTGATGCAAGGACTTGCAGATGGATATTTTGTTTTACCTTATACTATAGGAGATTACCTTTCTAAGGACATTAGAACCGGAGCGATCCCTACAGATTCTGCAGAATTTGAAGCTGCAGAAGCTGAAGTTCGCGAAAGACTGGAAAAACTGGTAAATAACAAAGGGACTAAGTCTGTAGACCATTTCCATAAGATACTTGGTAAGATCATGTGGAATAAGGTTGGAATGGCCAGAAACGCTACCGGCCTTAAAGAAGCCATTAAAGAGATCCAGGAATTACGAGAAGAATTCTGGAAGGATGTTAGAGTACCGGGAAGTACAAACGAAATGAACGCTGAGCTTGAAAAAGCAGGACGCGTTGCAGATTTCCTTGAACTAGGTGAACTTTTCGCTAAAGATGCATTACACCGAGAAGAATCTTGTGGTGGTCACTTTAGAGAAGAATACCAGACAGAAGAAGGAGAAGCCCTTCGTGATGACGAGAACTTTATGTATGTGGCAGCATGGGAATATACTGGTAAGCCAGCCGATGCAATCCTGCATAAAGAAGATTTAGACTATGAAAATATCCAGGTAAAAACAAGGAGCTATAAATAG
- a CDS encoding succinate dehydrogenase cytochrome b subunit, whose translation MAKSALLKSSLAKKYWMAFTGLFLCLFLVGHLFGNLQLLIPISEGARDQFNEYALFMTTNPAVKVLSYLTYISILFHAIDGLLLTIHNRKARPQGYVSFKPSTNTMWSSRNMGILGTVILAFIVIHMTMFWGEMKFGGLDETIYTTANGEEVKDLYTLTIKTFQDAQYGLIWAIAYAVAMLAIGFHLSHGFASGFQSLGVNHPKYNGFIKKVGLAFAVLVPLAFAVIPFYIHFVLEKI comes from the coding sequence ATGGCGAAATCTGCGCTTTTAAAGTCATCACTGGCAAAAAAATATTGGATGGCTTTCACCGGCCTTTTTCTGTGCCTTTTTTTAGTAGGACATCTATTCGGGAATTTACAACTTTTAATTCCAATAAGTGAAGGAGCTAGGGACCAGTTTAATGAATATGCTTTATTCATGACTACCAATCCAGCTGTTAAGGTTTTATCTTACCTCACCTACATCAGTATTCTTTTTCATGCTATTGATGGATTGCTGCTTACTATTCATAACCGCAAGGCACGCCCTCAGGGTTATGTAAGTTTTAAACCTTCAACCAATACCATGTGGTCTTCAAGAAATATGGGGATCCTCGGTACCGTGATTCTTGCTTTCATTGTTATTCACATGACGATGTTCTGGGGAGAGATGAAGTTTGGAGGGCTCGACGAAACTATCTATACCACTGCAAATGGCGAAGAGGTAAAAGACCTTTACACCTTAACAATAAAAACATTTCAGGATGCTCAATACGGGTTGATCTGGGCTATAGCTTATGCTGTGGCAATGCTGGCAATAGGTTTTCACCTATCTCACGGGTTCGCCAGCGGATTTCAGTCACTTGGAGTTAATCATCCTAAATACAACGGGTTTATCAAAAAAGTCGGTTTAGCCTTTGCGGTCTTAGTACCACTGGCATTTGCCGTAATACCTTTTTATATTCACTTTGTACTAGAAAAAATATAA
- a CDS encoding DinB family protein gives MNSKIKSMIMALSEVFEGEPWYGESVMRKLENVPYVIGYKTCIPESHSVSQIVGHLIAWKTFAAEKIKNNKEYSIDMDTEQDWPEIIIKSREEWEALKRELVAAQSSIYEALNKQDNDEFLSEKVPGKEYDFEYLLRGVLQHDIYHLGQIGLIESQLKNKEVDSGVFKA, from the coding sequence ATGAATAGTAAAATTAAGAGTATGATCATGGCGCTTTCAGAAGTGTTTGAAGGAGAGCCCTGGTACGGAGAGTCTGTGATGAGAAAATTGGAGAATGTGCCGTACGTCATCGGATATAAGACCTGTATTCCCGAGTCTCACAGTGTTTCACAGATTGTAGGACATTTGATAGCGTGGAAAACCTTTGCTGCTGAAAAGATTAAAAATAATAAGGAATATTCTATCGACATGGATACCGAGCAGGACTGGCCTGAAATTATTATCAAGTCCCGGGAAGAGTGGGAAGCCTTGAAGAGAGAGCTAGTGGCCGCTCAAAGTAGTATTTATGAGGCTTTGAATAAGCAGGACAATGATGAATTTCTTTCTGAAAAAGTTCCCGGAAAAGAATATGATTTTGAGTATCTTTTAAGAGGTGTCCTTCAACATGATATATATCATTTGGGGCAAATAGGATTAATAGAAAGTCAACTTAAAAATAAAGAAGTAGATTCTGGTGTTTTTAAAGCATAA
- a CDS encoding J domain-containing protein, with the protein MEFIDYYKLLELDKSASKADIKKAYRRLARKYHPDLNPNDKEAQARFQQINEAHEVLSDPEKRKKYDEYGKDWQHADQFEEAKRQRASSGGFGGGFGGGGQSYSYSGNFDDDTFSDFFEQMFGGRARAEGAHRGRHFKGQDFNAELQLRLSDVYESRKHTLTVNGKNIRLTIPAGVENGQTIKIKGHGGAGVQGGPKGDLYITFNISNDTSFRREKENLYSTEEISLSTAALGGEIRVKTFNGEVKLKVKPGTQNGSKVKLKGKGFPKYKKEGQFGDLYITYKVKVPENLTEKQKELFQELKKTGI; encoded by the coding sequence ATGGAATTCATAGATTATTACAAGCTTTTAGAATTAGATAAATCGGCCAGCAAGGCCGATATCAAAAAGGCATACCGGCGGCTGGCTCGTAAATACCATCCAGACCTTAATCCCAACGATAAAGAAGCCCAGGCCAGATTTCAGCAGATCAATGAAGCGCATGAAGTTTTAAGCGATCCCGAAAAACGTAAGAAATACGACGAATACGGGAAAGACTGGCAGCATGCCGATCAGTTCGAAGAGGCTAAACGACAACGAGCTTCTTCCGGTGGCTTTGGAGGAGGATTCGGTGGTGGCGGACAGTCCTATTCCTATTCCGGTAATTTTGATGATGATACTTTTTCAGATTTTTTTGAACAAATGTTTGGTGGTAGAGCAAGGGCAGAAGGAGCTCATCGTGGCAGGCATTTCAAGGGCCAGGACTTTAATGCTGAACTTCAGCTAAGATTAAGTGATGTTTATGAAAGTAGAAAACATACGCTTACCGTTAATGGTAAGAATATAAGACTTACCATACCTGCCGGCGTGGAAAATGGCCAGACCATTAAAATTAAAGGTCACGGTGGAGCCGGCGTACAGGGAGGTCCAAAAGGCGACCTTTATATTACCTTCAATATTTCAAATGATACATCTTTCCGCAGGGAAAAGGAAAACCTTTATTCTACCGAAGAGATCAGCTTAAGTACTGCTGCTCTTGGTGGAGAGATAAGAGTGAAAACTTTCAACGGAGAAGTAAAACTTAAAGTGAAGCCGGGTACCCAGAATGGTAGCAAGGTTAAATTAAAAGGAAAAGGATTTCCGAAATATAAAAAGGAAGGGCAGTTTGGAGATCTGTATATCACATATAAGGTAAAGGTGCCCGAAAATTTAACTGAAAAGCAAAAAGAACTATTTCAGGAACTTAAAAAAACAGGAATATGA
- a CDS encoding chaperone modulator CbpM: MRNEDLIPADEICVRYKVERQFVSSLYESGIIEVVTIQETEYIHSDHLANFEKMMRLHNELEINLEGLEAINHLLNQIEKLQKDNIKLKNRLGLYE; this comes from the coding sequence ATGAGAAATGAAGATCTGATTCCTGCAGATGAGATCTGTGTGCGTTATAAAGTGGAACGGCAATTTGTGAGTTCTCTCTATGAAAGCGGGATAATTGAAGTGGTAACCATTCAGGAAACCGAATATATCCACAGTGATCATCTGGCAAATTTTGAAAAGATGATGAGGCTGCATAACGAGCTGGAAATAAATCTGGAGGGTTTGGAGGCTATAAACCATTTGCTTAACCAGATAGAAAAACTTCAGAAGGATAATATAAAACTGAAGAACAGGCTTGGTTTATATGAGTAA
- a CDS encoding GNAT family N-acetyltransferase produces MKSYKNFETERLIIQPTSTGDAEFILELLNSPKYIQFVGDKKLKNTEDAENYIEDRMITQLERLGYSSYTVLRKSDNTKIGCVGLYDREGVDGIDIGYSFLPEFEGKGYAFEAAVELKRAAKEEFNLKKLNAITVQENKSSRRLLEKLGFEFKEIIHIPNDPNELMLFTLKF; encoded by the coding sequence ATGAAAAGTTATAAGAATTTTGAAACCGAGAGATTGATCATCCAGCCTACCTCAACCGGGGACGCTGAATTTATTCTGGAACTATTAAACTCTCCAAAATACATCCAGTTCGTAGGAGATAAAAAGCTTAAAAATACCGAGGATGCCGAAAATTATATCGAGGATAGAATGATTACTCAACTGGAGAGATTAGGTTATTCTAGTTATACGGTTCTTCGCAAATCTGATAATACTAAAATTGGATGCGTTGGCCTTTATGATCGCGAAGGGGTAGATGGTATTGATATAGGATATAGTTTTTTACCTGAATTCGAAGGTAAAGGATATGCTTTTGAAGCCGCGGTGGAATTAAAAAGGGCTGCGAAGGAAGAATTCAACTTGAAAAAATTAAATGCGATCACTGTACAGGAAAACAAGAGCTCAAGAAGATTACTGGAAAAGCTAGGCTTTGAATTCAAAGAGATCATTCATATACCAAATGACCCTAATGAGCTTATGCTTTTTACTTTAAAGTTTTAA
- a CDS encoding aminopeptidase P family protein, whose product MKYDRIDSKLFIKNRKNFMDKMKPKSLAVFNSNDIYPIGADSTMPFQQNRDIFYLSGVDQDESILVLFPDAPEEKHREILFLTETNEHIAVWEGDKLTKEDAFDVSGIKTVYWMKDFEKIFFEVMTQCETVYFNTNEHYRANHKTETRDERFIKWCKEKYPAHQVAKANPILQRLRSVKDPIELDLMQKACDITEKAFRRTLKFVKPGVWEYEIEAEYYHEMIRNRSKGFAYTPIIASGNNANVLHYIENRHQCKEGDLILLDTGAEYANYSSDLSRTIPVSGRYSDRQKQVYNAVNKVKKEATKMLVPGTMWKEYHVEVGKMMTSELLDLGLLEKADVQNEDPDWPAYKKYFMHGTSHHIGLDTHDYGILTEPMQANQVFTVEPGIYLPDEGFGIRLEDDVVIQEKGEPFNLMRNIPIEIEEIEDIMNS is encoded by the coding sequence ATGAAATACGATAGAATAGACTCTAAACTCTTTATAAAGAACCGAAAAAACTTCATGGATAAGATGAAGCCAAAAAGTCTGGCGGTTTTTAATTCAAATGATATTTATCCTATTGGTGCAGATAGTACCATGCCTTTTCAGCAGAACCGTGATATTTTTTATTTAAGCGGGGTAGACCAGGATGAAAGTATCCTTGTTTTATTTCCAGATGCTCCGGAAGAAAAGCACCGAGAGATCCTTTTTCTTACTGAAACCAACGAACATATTGCTGTTTGGGAGGGCGATAAACTTACCAAGGAAGATGCTTTTGATGTAAGTGGAATCAAGACTGTTTACTGGATGAAAGATTTTGAAAAGATCTTCTTCGAGGTGATGACGCAATGTGAAACGGTTTATTTCAATACCAATGAACATTACAGAGCTAACCATAAGACTGAAACAAGAGATGAGCGTTTTATCAAATGGTGTAAGGAGAAATATCCGGCGCACCAGGTGGCTAAGGCAAATCCAATCCTACAGAGATTACGTTCAGTAAAAGATCCTATAGAACTGGATTTGATGCAGAAAGCATGTGATATTACTGAAAAAGCTTTCAGAAGAACCTTGAAATTTGTGAAACCCGGAGTTTGGGAATATGAGATCGAAGCGGAATATTACCATGAGATGATAAGGAACCGTTCAAAAGGTTTTGCTTATACGCCAATTATTGCCAGCGGGAATAATGCGAATGTATTACATTATATAGAGAACAGGCACCAGTGTAAGGAAGGAGATCTAATTCTTCTTGATACCGGAGCTGAATATGCTAATTATTCTAGTGACCTTAGTAGGACCATTCCAGTTTCTGGAAGATATTCAGACAGGCAGAAGCAGGTTTATAATGCGGTGAATAAGGTAAAGAAGGAAGCTACGAAAATGTTGGTTCCGGGAACTATGTGGAAAGAATACCATGTAGAAGTAGGTAAAATGATGACTTCAGAATTGCTTGATCTTGGATTACTGGAAAAAGCTGATGTTCAGAATGAAGATCCGGACTGGCCGGCTTATAAGAAATATTTCATGCATGGGACATCTCACCATATTGGGCTGGATACTCATGATTATGGAATCTTAACCGAGCCAATGCAGGCAAACCAGGTATTTACTGTGGAGCCGGGAATTTACCTTCCAGATGAAGGATTCGGAATCAGGCTTGAAGATGATGTGGTGATACAGGAAAAAGGTGAGCCATTTAATCTTATGAGAAATATTCCAATTGAGATAGAGGAGATAGAGGACATCATGAATTCTTAG
- a CDS encoding alpha/beta hydrolase, whose amino-acid sequence MAEITYQGAKIYFEVAGEGDKVPLVLLHGFLEDSRIWEEIVKELKKERQIICIDLPGHGKSQGIADIHTMTLMADVVREVLNSLEIKRVSVAGHSMGGYASLELLRNFPMIIESVMLINSTPLEDTVEKQEIRERSVKLVGRNKKAYVSMAISNLFPEESKKKFASEIEDLKARAYEMKSKNIQATLKGMKIRTNYLEELNGFGRQKIIAASKEDPILDFNELQRLAKGCDCEFHSLENGHNSYMEDLNNLTKIMHFID is encoded by the coding sequence ATGGCGGAAATAACTTATCAGGGAGCAAAAATATATTTTGAAGTTGCCGGAGAAGGGGATAAAGTTCCCCTGGTCCTGTTACACGGATTTTTAGAAGATTCCAGAATATGGGAGGAAATTGTTAAAGAACTCAAAAAAGAACGGCAGATTATTTGCATTGATTTACCCGGTCATGGAAAGTCTCAGGGAATTGCAGATATCCATACTATGACACTCATGGCAGACGTGGTTAGGGAGGTGCTTAATTCTCTTGAAATTAAGAGGGTTAGCGTAGCCGGACACAGTATGGGTGGATATGCAAGTTTGGAATTGCTTAGAAATTTTCCTATGATAATAGAGAGCGTAATGTTGATAAATTCAACACCTCTTGAGGATACTGTAGAAAAACAGGAAATTCGTGAAAGATCTGTTAAACTGGTGGGTCGAAATAAAAAGGCTTATGTAAGTATGGCGATCTCGAATCTTTTTCCAGAAGAAAGCAAGAAAAAATTTGCTTCTGAAATTGAAGATTTGAAAGCCAGGGCTTACGAAATGAAGTCAAAAAATATACAAGCAACTTTAAAAGGTATGAAAATTCGTACAAATTATTTAGAGGAACTAAATGGCTTTGGCAGACAGAAGATCATCGCGGCTTCAAAAGAGGATCCTATATTGGATTTCAATGAATTACAAAGGCTTGCCAAGGGATGCGACTGTGAATTCCATTCGCTGGAAAATGGTCATAATTCTTACATGGAGGACCTGAATAATTTAACAAAAATCATGCATTTTATCGATTAA